In Pleomorphomonas sp. T1.2MG-36, a single window of DNA contains:
- a CDS encoding TetR/AcrR family transcriptional regulator, whose protein sequence is MPTSPPPHLSPRKRPRQARAAVTLDAIFEATIQVLVSDGPRRLTTTRVAERAGVSVGTMYQYFPHKQALFYALNERYLDIVADKVEATCRAQQGAEVAAMVEALVTTYWRAKTERAEVTRALYRSVAELDNEPLIEAFARRVDTATAAMFASASDAAFDDLHGVVLTLLTSIFGTVRSVFERNLPIEAADAVLRQLVLMCCAYVSTVRICTR, encoded by the coding sequence TTGCCGACCAGCCCGCCACCGCATCTGTCGCCCCGGAAAAGGCCGCGCCAGGCCCGCGCGGCGGTGACGCTCGACGCCATCTTCGAGGCGACCATTCAGGTTTTGGTCAGCGACGGACCGCGCCGCCTGACAACGACACGGGTGGCCGAGCGGGCCGGCGTTTCGGTCGGCACCATGTACCAATATTTTCCGCACAAGCAGGCGCTGTTCTATGCGCTCAACGAGCGCTATCTCGATATCGTCGCCGACAAGGTGGAGGCCACCTGCCGGGCACAGCAGGGCGCCGAGGTGGCGGCCATGGTCGAGGCGCTGGTGACGACCTATTGGCGGGCCAAGACGGAGCGGGCCGAGGTGACCCGTGCGCTCTACCGCTCGGTGGCCGAACTCGACAACGAACCGCTGATCGAGGCCTTCGCCCGACGCGTCGATACCGCGACGGCCGCCATGTTCGCCAGCGCCTCCGACGCCGCCTTCGACGATCTGCACGGCGTGGTGCTGACGCTGCTCACCAGCATCTTCGGCACGGTCCGTAGCGTCTTCGAGCGCAATCTGCCGATCGAGGCGGCCGATGCCGTGCTGCGTCAACTGGTGCTGATGTGCTGCGCCTATGTCAGCACGGTTCGGATCTGTACAAGGTGA
- a CDS encoding MFS transporter — MISADRPATRLATRLAFLVAGFGVACWAPLIPYAKARLAVDDGVLGVLLLCLGIGSVVAMLMTGVLSARFGCKPIIIGGAIGMAVFLPLLAVVSTPLTLGVALFLFGGSLGSLDVAMNIHAVEVEKASDRPLMSGFHGLFSVGGFIGSVFAIFLLSVQLGPLPTMLVASALMLLAVVIIAPRLLTTTAAEGGPLFALPRGFVLLLAVLTAIVFLAEGAVLDWGALYLTGAGLVGAEHGGMGYMVFSIAMTVMRLLGDAVVGRVGDRATLFWGSVIGIVGFAVVLLAPFVAVAMAGFLLVGVGLANVVPILFRKAGSQKVMPSGLAVTAVTTAGYAGVLLGPAGIGFVAKLTSLPASLWMLTALMLLVTLTAGRVAGSKH; from the coding sequence ATGATATCTGCTGATCGGCCGGCCACCCGGCTCGCAACGCGCCTCGCCTTCCTCGTGGCCGGTTTCGGCGTGGCCTGCTGGGCACCGCTCATTCCCTATGCCAAGGCGCGGCTTGCCGTCGACGACGGCGTGCTCGGCGTGCTGCTGCTGTGCCTGGGCATCGGCTCGGTGGTCGCCATGCTGATGACCGGCGTGCTCAGCGCCCGGTTCGGCTGCAAGCCGATCATCATCGGCGGCGCCATCGGCATGGCCGTGTTCCTGCCGCTGCTGGCCGTGGTGTCGACGCCGCTGACGCTCGGTGTGGCGCTGTTCCTGTTCGGCGGGTCGCTCGGCTCGCTCGACGTGGCCATGAACATTCATGCGGTCGAAGTGGAGAAGGCCTCGGATCGTCCGCTGATGTCCGGCTTCCACGGTCTTTTCAGCGTCGGCGGCTTCATCGGTTCGGTGTTCGCCATCTTCCTGCTGTCGGTGCAGCTCGGCCCGCTGCCGACCATGCTGGTGGCGTCCGCTTTGATGTTGCTGGCCGTGGTGATCATCGCGCCGCGCCTGCTCACCACCACGGCGGCCGAGGGCGGCCCGCTGTTCGCCTTGCCGCGTGGCTTCGTGCTGCTGCTCGCGGTGCTGACGGCGATCGTCTTCCTGGCCGAGGGGGCGGTGCTCGACTGGGGCGCCCTCTATCTCACTGGTGCCGGGCTGGTCGGCGCCGAGCATGGCGGCATGGGCTACATGGTGTTCTCCATCGCCATGACGGTGATGCGGCTTCTCGGCGACGCCGTGGTCGGCCGGGTCGGCGACCGCGCGACGCTGTTCTGGGGCAGCGTGATCGGCATTGTCGGCTTCGCGGTGGTGTTGCTGGCGCCCTTCGTCGCCGTCGCCATGGCCGGCTTCCTGCTGGTGGGCGTCGGGCTGGCCAACGTCGTGCCGATCCTGTTCCGCAAGGCCGGCAGCCAGAAGGTCATGCCGTCCGGTCTTGCCGTGACCGCCGTCACCACCGCCGGTTATGCCGGCGTGCTGCTGGGGCCGGCCGGCATCGGCTTCGTCGCCAAGCTGACCAGCCTTCCCGCCTCGCTGTGGATGCTGACGGCCCTGATGCTGCTTGTCACCCTGACTGCCGGCCGCGTGGCCGGATCGAAGCACTGA
- a CDS encoding DeoR/GlpR family DNA-binding transcription regulator, translating into MIEELPLARRDLIADRLAEGQSVASVQLAAEFGVSEDAIRRDLRALAADGLCRRVYGGALPLATRPLSARLGEGVEAKRALAARAAPLVGRGQLIFLDAGSTHVALVDALPEDFGLTVATNSVDVAAAVMGRQDLDLLMIGGAVDATIGGAVDAVAVEAVTRLAIELAFIGVCSVSAEDGVGALNHADAIFKRAVMATSRRRVALVTSDKFAAHAPYRIAPARAFSQFVVERDAPEALVADLREAGTDVLLAGDPP; encoded by the coding sequence ATGATCGAAGAACTGCCGCTTGCCCGTCGTGATCTGATCGCCGACCGCCTCGCCGAGGGGCAGTCGGTGGCGTCCGTTCAGTTGGCCGCCGAGTTCGGCGTTTCCGAAGATGCCATCCGCCGCGACCTCCGGGCGCTGGCCGCCGACGGGCTTTGTCGCCGCGTCTATGGCGGCGCGCTGCCGCTGGCGACGAGGCCGCTGTCGGCGCGGCTTGGCGAAGGGGTGGAGGCCAAGCGGGCGTTGGCCGCGCGGGCGGCTCCGCTGGTCGGGCGGGGGCAACTGATCTTTCTCGACGCCGGTAGCACCCATGTGGCGCTGGTCGACGCCCTGCCGGAAGACTTCGGGCTGACGGTGGCCACCAACTCGGTGGATGTCGCCGCCGCCGTGATGGGGCGGCAAGACCTCGACCTCCTGATGATCGGCGGGGCGGTGGATGCCACCATCGGCGGGGCGGTCGACGCCGTCGCCGTCGAGGCGGTGACGCGCCTTGCCATTGAGCTCGCCTTCATCGGCGTCTGCAGCGTCTCGGCCGAGGATGGTGTCGGCGCGCTCAACCATGCCGACGCCATTTTCAAGCGCGCGGTGATGGCGACGAGCCGCCGCCGCGTCGCGCTGGTCACCTCGGATAAGTTCGCGGCGCATGCACCTTATCGCATCGCCCCGGCTCGCGCCTTTTCGCAGTTCGTCGTCGAGCGGGACGCCCCGGAGGCGCTCGTCGCCGACCTCAGGGAGGCCGGGACCGATGTTCTCCTGGCCGGCGATCCCCCATGA